Part of the Armatimonadota bacterium genome is shown below.
GATCCGCGGTTCACGCCTCTAGCGTTGGTACCCTACCTGGCCGGGGGTCACCAGGCGTATGTCTCCTTCTTCTCTGCCCTGAATCTTCACGGGCTCATCGAGCAGATCCCGCAAATCGTCTATGTCGCCACGACCGGGCACCCTAGGATCAGAAGGACGCCGGCGGGATCCTACTCCTTCCATCGCATCCATCCGCGCTTCTTCGCCGGCTTCGACTGGTACCGGGGCCGGCAGGAGTTCCTCATTGCCAGCCCCGAGAAAGCGCTGGTGGATTCCCTGTACCTATCGAGCAGGAGGGGGAGGCGCTTCGCGCACTTTCCGGAGATCGACTTCGGCGAGAAGTTCAGCTTTCGCCGCGCCGCTGAGTGGGTGGAGCAGATTCCCTACAGGAACATGCGTGAACATGCCTCGGCACGTCTGGAGGCGCTCAGACGGAGAAGTCGGGAGAGGGCCAGATGACCCCAGTGGCCAGGCCGTGAGAAGGCGCTGTACGCGCGCGGCGAGGCAGAGAGCTAGTCAGAGACGTCACGCTGCCTTGGACCGCCTGCCCGCTCGATCAAGGCGAAGTGCCGGTCTCCCGCATGCCAGATCTCGCAATCCCGGGCGCGGACGATCCCCGCGATCATGAGATCCACCGTGGGCACCCGCTGACCTCGACGGTTCAGGGCACGGGCGACGCCCGCGGCGGCGGCGCACGCCTCCCACGAGGCATCGAGCAACTCCATTGCCCGGATCCGTTCGACTGCCGCAGCATGGGCCGGAAGGCGCTCATCCAACCCGGCCAGCAGTTCCACCACGACAGGCGACGCCGTCACAACAAGGCCCTCGGCCAACGCCGCAGCCACGCGGCGTTTGACCTGTGGGTGACCGCGCGGCTTGAAGAATTCAATCCAGGCCGAGGTGTCTATCAGGAAGCTCATCTCCGACCCTCTACCGGCTGCGCAACCGACGACACGGGATCGTGCTTCACCGCTCGGTGCGCATTGCATCGAGCCGCCGTCGCGTGAGCCGGATGTCAACCCGGCCCGCCATCGCGGCGAGCTCCGCGAGCTTGCGTCGCCGGACGGCTTCTCGAAGCGCGATCTCAATGGTCTCCCGCTTCGTGCGGGCACCCGTCAGCCGCCGCGCCTCGGCAAGCAGCGCGTCGTCAATCGTCACCATCATGCGCGGCACGGCATACACCTCCCGATACACCTAATCATACACCATCACCATGCCGTGGCCGGACGGAACACGGGAGTCCGTCCCGCCTGACCTCATCGGGCCGCGCCTCGCTCCAGCAGGATCAGCCGCGCCATGTTGATGGCCTCCTGACGGGTTACCGCGAAGCCCCGCTCGCCCAGCGCGCCGACCAGCACCCCGACCGACGGCGGCACCGGCGGCACGGTCAGGATCCACACGCGCTGGTGCTGCGCCAGAGCGTCGGCGACCTGCCGCAGGCGCGCGCCACCCGGCCCCTCGACGTCCCTCTCGCCCCGCGGCGTCAACACGACGCGCGGCTGCGGACCTCGGAAGTAGTAGTTCACCGGTATCCGCGAGAACCCAGGCAAAAATGCGATCGCGTCATCGGGGCGCGCCTGCGCGGCGAGCGTGCGCGAGACCAGGCGCCAGTCGAAGACATCGAGGCGGGGCTGGCAGTAGAATGCCAGCGTGCCTGCGGCGTTCGGTACGAGCACGAGCACCGGCAGCAGCAGGCCCGCGGCCCGCAGCAGCCGCTTCGGGCCGGCCGCCAATGCCGCGGCCCCTGCGGCCACCAGCAGCGCCACCGGAGGCACAATGAAAAGCAGGTAGTGCGGCGCGTAGATATTGCGCACAAGCGAGGCGCCCAGCGCCATGGCCAGCGGCAGCAGGCCGGCGCAGAGGAGCAGCACCCGGGCATCCCACGGAATCCTTCGGTACACGGCGCCAAGTGCGGCCAGTGCCAAAGCCATGGCGAAGCCCAGGAAGGCCAGCGCTCCGGTCACCCGAACCGGCTCCCGGTCGCCATCCAGCGGCGCAACCTTCACACCGCCCGGACCCACGGGCCCGGTGACCGGCCCGATTACCGGCCGGCCCACGGTCATCGCGGCAAGAGTGTCCACAGGGAGGTTCCAGGATAGCGGCTGCCGGTGCTCGGGCCACGCCCGGCCGCCTGAGAGCTGCAGGCCCAGCGCCGGCAGCCACGGCAGGAACAGGAGCACCGCCGTGAGTACGCCAAGAATCCGGCG
Proteins encoded:
- a CDS encoding PIN domain nuclease — encoded protein: MQCAPSGEARSRVVGCAAGRGSEMSFLIDTSAWIEFFKPRGHPQVKRRVAAALAEGLVVTASPVVVELLAGLDERLPAHAAAVERIRAMELLDASWEACAAAAGVARALNRRGQRVPTVDLMIAGIVRARDCEIWHAGDRHFALIERAGGPRQRDVSD
- a CDS encoding type II toxin-antitoxin system VapB family antitoxin, producing the protein MPRMMVTIDDALLAEARRLTGARTKRETIEIALREAVRRRKLAELAAMAGRVDIRLTRRRLDAMRTER